Proteins found in one Thermaerobacter subterraneus DSM 13965 genomic segment:
- a CDS encoding type 1 glutamine amidotransferase domain-containing protein, which produces MAARRIAILVDDMYEDLELWYPYYRLLEAGHQVELIGSERERAYTSKHHYPAKAVKSIGEVRPEDYDGVVIPGGYAPDKMRRDERMVRFVREIHDQGKLVAAICHAGWMLVSADVLRGRRATSVRAIRDDMRNAGCEWVDEPVVVDGNLVTSRTPDDLPAYMKAILAKLGEG; this is translated from the coding sequence ATGGCGGCAAGGCGCATCGCCATCCTGGTCGATGACATGTACGAGGACCTGGAGCTCTGGTATCCCTACTACCGCCTGCTGGAGGCGGGCCACCAGGTCGAGCTCATCGGCAGCGAGCGGGAGCGGGCGTACACCAGCAAGCACCACTACCCGGCCAAGGCGGTGAAGTCCATCGGCGAGGTCCGGCCGGAAGACTACGATGGTGTGGTGATCCCCGGCGGTTACGCGCCGGACAAGATGCGGCGGGACGAGCGGATGGTCCGGTTCGTCCGGGAGATCCACGATCAGGGCAAGCTGGTGGCGGCCATCTGCCATGCCGGCTGGATGCTGGTCTCGGCCGACGTCCTGCGCGGCCGGCGGGCCACCAGCGTCCGGGCCATTCGCGACGACATGCGCAACGCCGGCTGCGAGTGGGTCGACGAGCCCGTGGTGGTGGACGGGAACCTGGTGACCTCGCGGACGCCCGACGACCTGCCGGCCTACATGAAGGCGATCCTGGCCAAGCTGGGCGAGGGGTGA
- a CDS encoding GAF domain-containing protein → MAERERDERAGQAGEAPGDLEARRARTLAWLREEAGRGQPFRDLAQAVCTHLYREFPHYSWVGIYMVEGDRLKLWAWDGPQPTQHVEIPLNAGLCGWAASTGQLANVPDVRQDPRYLQCFLSCRSEIVVPIARQGRVYGEIDIDSDRLAAFGPEDEDFLQAVCAVLAEVAAGDGAVQAALAGGSR, encoded by the coding sequence ATGGCGGAGCGGGAACGGGACGAACGGGCCGGGCAAGCCGGAGAGGCCCCGGGGGATCTGGAGGCCCGGCGGGCCCGGACCCTGGCCTGGCTGCGGGAGGAGGCCGGCCGGGGGCAGCCTTTCCGTGACCTGGCCCAGGCGGTGTGCACCCACCTGTACCGGGAGTTCCCCCACTACTCGTGGGTGGGAATCTACATGGTGGAGGGGGACCGGCTCAAGCTCTGGGCCTGGGACGGCCCCCAGCCCACCCAGCACGTGGAGATTCCCCTGAACGCGGGCTTGTGCGGCTGGGCCGCCTCCACGGGCCAGCTGGCCAACGTCCCCGACGTGCGCCAGGACCCGCGGTACCTGCAGTGCTTCCTCTCCTGCCGGTCGGAGATCGTGGTCCCCATCGCCCGGCAGGGCCGGGTGTACGGCGAGATCGACATCGACAGCGACCGGCTGGCCGCCTTCGGGCCGGAGGACGAGGACTTCCTGCAGGCGGTCTGCGCCGTCCTGGCCGAGGTGGCGGCGGGCGACGGGGCGGTCCAGGCAGCCCTGGCGGGTGGCAGCCGCTGA
- a CDS encoding glycosyltransferase family 2 protein, translated as MTYLDPAATVIGTPAWPLWLLRGLEAAVVFVVVYNLAVYLGGLRNPRPVPRTAPRARFAVLIPAHNEEAVIGPLIESLWRQEYPRHLYDVFVIADNCTDGTAAAARAAGARVWERFDHRRRGKQYAVAYALERIASLGRRYDAVVMFDADNLVQPNFLQVMNDHLAAGEKIIQAYVDAKNPDDSWVAAAFAFSFWMSNRWRLQARHNWGLCGALAGTGMCIAWEVLERVGWDVNTLTEDLEFSAKALLHGYVTTFARETRIYDEKVTGFVASCRQRVRWARGNVQVMLIHAPRLLWAGLRQLDPVKFEFVFDLTRPLHLVVTAAASLLNLVAGPALAQWGWIPLPEWPVRLTALFALAGPLLVLVLDRLPLRPYRFIPLLPLFQYSWIALVLWALLTPRNRQWVPTVHTRAVRLGELSR; from the coding sequence GTGACGTACCTGGATCCGGCGGCCACGGTGATCGGCACGCCGGCCTGGCCTCTGTGGCTCCTGCGCGGCCTGGAAGCGGCCGTGGTCTTCGTGGTGGTCTACAACCTGGCCGTGTACCTCGGGGGGCTGCGCAATCCCCGCCCGGTTCCCCGCACCGCGCCGCGAGCGCGGTTTGCGGTGCTGATCCCCGCCCACAACGAGGAGGCCGTGATCGGCCCCCTGATTGAAAGCCTGTGGCGCCAGGAGTACCCGCGCCACCTCTACGACGTCTTCGTCATCGCGGACAACTGCACCGACGGGACGGCCGCCGCCGCCCGGGCCGCGGGGGCCCGCGTGTGGGAGCGTTTCGACCACCGCCGGCGCGGCAAGCAGTACGCCGTGGCCTACGCCCTGGAGCGCATCGCCAGCCTGGGCCGGCGCTACGACGCCGTGGTGATGTTTGACGCCGACAACCTGGTGCAGCCCAACTTCCTGCAGGTGATGAACGATCACCTGGCGGCGGGCGAGAAGATCATCCAGGCCTACGTGGACGCCAAGAACCCCGACGACAGCTGGGTGGCCGCGGCCTTCGCCTTCAGCTTCTGGATGAGCAACCGCTGGCGGCTGCAGGCCCGGCACAACTGGGGCCTGTGCGGCGCCCTGGCCGGCACGGGCATGTGCATCGCCTGGGAAGTGCTGGAGCGGGTGGGCTGGGATGTGAACACCCTGACGGAAGACCTGGAGTTCTCCGCCAAGGCGCTGCTGCACGGCTACGTGACCACCTTCGCCCGGGAGACCCGCATCTACGACGAAAAGGTGACGGGGTTCGTGGCCTCCTGCCGCCAGCGGGTGCGCTGGGCCCGGGGGAACGTCCAGGTCATGCTGATCCACGCGCCCCGGCTGCTCTGGGCCGGCCTGCGCCAGCTGGATCCGGTGAAGTTCGAGTTCGTCTTCGACCTGACGCGGCCGCTGCACCTGGTGGTGACGGCGGCAGCCTCCCTGCTCAACCTGGTGGCTGGGCCGGCCCTGGCCCAGTGGGGCTGGATCCCCCTGCCCGAGTGGCCTGTGCGCCTGACGGCCCTCTTTGCCCTGGCGGGACCGCTGCTGGTGCTGGTGCTGGACCGGCTGCCGCTGCGGCCGTACCGGTTCATCCCCCTGCTGCCGCTGTTCCAGTACTCCTGGATCGCCCTGGTGCTGTGGGCGCTGCTCACCCCGCGGAACCGGCAGTGGGTTCCCACGGTCCACACCCGGGCGGTGCGGCTGGGGGAGCTGTCCCGCTGA
- a CDS encoding acyl-CoA thioesterase, translating to MVLARWTLRLRVRYGETDRMGRAYYARYFDWFTDGRTELIRRLGLSYRRLEDEGVFLPVLEATCRYLRPVDYDDELELDVELVRLTPTRMDFAYRLRAAGSAQVVAEGETRHAFIDTRGRPINLRKARPKIWAQLEGLQLEVPVEAGRPGGGDGGR from the coding sequence ATGGTCTTGGCCCGCTGGACCCTGCGCCTGCGGGTACGCTACGGTGAGACGGACCGCATGGGCCGGGCGTACTACGCGCGCTACTTCGACTGGTTTACCGACGGTCGCACCGAGCTGATCCGCCGCCTGGGCCTCTCGTACCGCCGCCTGGAGGACGAGGGGGTGTTCCTCCCGGTCCTGGAGGCGACCTGCCGCTACCTGCGCCCGGTGGATTACGACGACGAGCTGGAGCTGGACGTGGAGCTGGTGCGCCTGACGCCCACCCGCATGGACTTTGCCTACCGGCTGCGGGCGGCCGGCAGCGCCCAGGTGGTCGCCGAAGGCGAGACCCGCCACGCCTTCATCGACACCCGGGGCCGGCCCATCAACCTGCGCAAGGCCCGGCCTAAGATCTGGGCCCAGCTGGAGGGCTTGCAGCTCGAGGTGCCGGTGGAAGCCGGCAGGCCGGGCGGGGGGGACGGCGGCCGGTGA
- a CDS encoding class II fructose-1,6-bisphosphate aldolase translates to MPLVTGIELLEDARKRDYAVGAFNVNNMEIIQAIIAAAEEERSPVILQASQGAIKYAGIRYIRALVTAAAEEARVPICLHLDHGPSFEQVMECLRYGFTSVMFDGSHLPYEENVRLTAKAVEAAHAVGVSVEGELGKIGGVEEEIRVEDWDVVLTDPEVVPDFVQRTGVDYLAVAIGTKHGFYKGEPKLDFDRLARIHQLMPDLPLVLHGGSGIPEEHIRRAIPLGVRKINIDTELRAAFVGRAREIMAEKPQEIDPRKILGPAREAMKEKVKEKMRLFGSSGKA, encoded by the coding sequence ATGCCGCTGGTCACCGGCATCGAGCTCCTGGAAGACGCCCGCAAGCGGGACTACGCCGTGGGCGCCTTCAACGTCAACAACATGGAGATCATCCAGGCCATCATTGCCGCCGCCGAGGAGGAGCGGTCGCCCGTGATCCTGCAGGCCAGCCAGGGCGCCATCAAGTACGCGGGCATCCGCTACATCCGCGCCCTGGTGACGGCGGCGGCGGAAGAGGCCCGGGTGCCCATCTGCCTGCACCTGGACCACGGCCCCAGCTTCGAGCAGGTGATGGAGTGCCTGCGCTACGGATTCACCTCGGTGATGTTCGACGGATCCCACCTGCCCTATGAGGAGAACGTGCGGCTGACGGCCAAGGCCGTGGAGGCCGCCCACGCCGTGGGCGTCTCCGTGGAAGGCGAGCTGGGCAAGATCGGCGGGGTGGAAGAAGAGATCCGCGTCGAGGACTGGGACGTGGTGCTGACCGACCCCGAGGTGGTGCCCGATTTCGTCCAGCGCACCGGGGTCGACTACCTGGCGGTGGCCATCGGCACCAAGCACGGCTTCTACAAGGGCGAGCCCAAGCTGGACTTCGACCGCCTGGCCCGCATCCACCAGCTGATGCCGGACCTGCCGCTGGTGCTGCACGGCGGCAGCGGGATCCCGGAGGAGCACATCCGGCGGGCCATTCCCCTGGGGGTCCGGAAGATCAACATCGACACCGAGCTGCGGGCCGCCTTCGTCGGCCGGGCGCGGGAGATCATGGCGGAGAAGCCCCAGGAGATCGACCCGCGCAAGATCCTGGGCCCCGCCCGGGAGGCCATGAAGGAAAAGGTCAAGGAGAAGATGCGGCTCTTCGGCTCCTCGGGCAAGGCGTGA
- the modA gene encoding molybdate ABC transporter substrate-binding protein: MPASSREEPAGSHASPQGGPPGPPAGPGEGPPGGTEILVAAAASLQEVMEEAAAAFGRVRPGIRVRFHFGSSGALAAQVEAGAPVDLLVAAGRPPVDRLIRAGLAAPGDVRVLAGNRLVLVAPAGPGPAGPGTRVRSWADLAGDQVRRVALGDPAHVPAGQYGRQVLEHLGLWPAVASRLVLDQDVRQVLHHVAAGAADAGIVYATDAATAPGVRVVAEAPPGSHDPIVYPLVIPRSAPQPQAARVFADFLLGPEVWAILDEHGFAPPP; encoded by the coding sequence GTGCCGGCATCCTCCCGGGAGGAACCGGCCGGCTCCCATGCCAGCCCGCAAGGTGGGCCGCCCGGGCCACCCGCCGGTCCGGGGGAAGGCCCGCCGGGCGGCACGGAGATCCTGGTGGCGGCGGCGGCCTCGCTCCAGGAGGTCATGGAGGAAGCGGCCGCCGCTTTCGGCCGGGTTCGTCCCGGGATCCGGGTGCGATTCCACTTCGGCTCGTCGGGGGCGCTGGCGGCCCAGGTGGAGGCCGGGGCGCCGGTTGACCTCCTGGTGGCGGCGGGGCGCCCGCCGGTGGACCGCCTGATCCGGGCCGGCCTGGCGGCACCCGGCGACGTGCGGGTGCTGGCGGGCAACCGGCTGGTGCTGGTGGCCCCCGCGGGCCCGGGACCGGCCGGGCCCGGGACACGGGTCCGCAGCTGGGCGGACCTGGCGGGAGACCAGGTCCGCCGGGTGGCGCTGGGCGACCCGGCCCACGTGCCGGCGGGGCAGTACGGCCGGCAGGTGCTGGAACACCTGGGGCTCTGGCCGGCGGTGGCCTCCCGGCTGGTCCTGGATCAGGACGTGCGCCAGGTGCTGCACCATGTGGCCGCCGGAGCCGCCGACGCGGGGATCGTCTACGCGACGGACGCCGCCACGGCCCCGGGGGTGCGGGTGGTCGCCGAAGCACCGCCCGGCAGCCACGATCCCATCGTCTACCCCCTGGTCATCCCGCGCAGCGCCCCCCAGCCCCAAGCGGCCCGGGTCTTCGCGGACTTCCTCCTGGGGCCCGAGGTGTGGGCCATCCTGGACGAACACGGCTTTGCGCCGCCACCCTGA
- the glpX gene encoding class II fructose-bisphosphatase has product MERELTLELVRVTEAAALAAARWMGRGDKKAADGAAVDAMRAVFDTVDIRGTVVIGEGEMDEAPMLYIGEQVGSGRGPEVDVAVDPLEGTNLVAKGLPGAIAVLAVAPRGCLLHAPDMYMEKIAVGPAAAGSIDIERPIEDNLQAVARALGKRVEDVTVILLDRPRHADLVARIRRAGARIRLISDGDVSAAIATALEGTGIDLMVGIGGAPEGVLAAAALYCLGGELQGRLWPEDDEDRRRMQAMGIDQARVLRIEDLVRGEDVIFAATGITSGEMLRGVQFTSRGAYTHSVAMRYRTGTVRFVEAWHRLERKPVIGEMVGGAGAGRA; this is encoded by the coding sequence ATGGAACGGGAACTGACGCTGGAACTGGTGCGGGTGACCGAGGCGGCCGCCCTGGCCGCCGCCCGCTGGATGGGGCGGGGGGACAAGAAGGCCGCCGACGGCGCCGCGGTGGACGCCATGCGGGCGGTGTTCGACACCGTGGACATCCGCGGGACGGTGGTCATCGGCGAGGGGGAGATGGACGAGGCGCCCATGCTCTACATCGGCGAGCAGGTGGGCAGCGGCCGGGGGCCCGAGGTCGACGTGGCCGTCGACCCCCTGGAAGGGACCAACCTGGTGGCCAAGGGTCTGCCGGGGGCCATTGCGGTCCTGGCCGTGGCGCCCCGGGGCTGCCTGCTCCACGCCCCCGACATGTACATGGAGAAGATCGCCGTCGGCCCGGCGGCGGCGGGCTCCATCGACATCGAGCGGCCCATCGAGGACAATCTCCAGGCCGTGGCCCGGGCCCTGGGCAAGCGGGTCGAAGACGTGACGGTGATCCTGCTGGACCGGCCGCGCCATGCGGACCTGGTGGCCCGCATCCGGCGGGCGGGTGCCCGCATCCGGCTGATCTCCGACGGCGACGTCTCGGCCGCCATCGCCACGGCCCTGGAGGGGACGGGCATCGATCTCATGGTCGGCATCGGCGGCGCCCCCGAAGGCGTCCTGGCGGCGGCGGCCCTTTACTGCCTGGGCGGCGAGCTGCAAGGCCGGCTCTGGCCCGAGGACGACGAGGACCGGCGGCGGATGCAGGCCATGGGCATCGACCAGGCCCGGGTGCTGCGCATCGAGGATCTGGTGCGGGGCGAGGACGTGATCTTCGCCGCCACGGGCATCACCAGCGGGGAGATGCTGCGCGGCGTTCAGTTCACCAGCCGCGGCGCCTACACCCACTCGGTGGCCATGCGCTACCGCACGGGCACGGTGCGGTTCGTCGAGGCGTGGCACCGGCTGGAGCGCAAGCCCGTCATCGGCGAGATGGTGGGCGGCGCCGGGGCGGGCAGGGCATGA
- a CDS encoding ABC transporter ATP-binding protein, protein MNRWNRRRSSSSGAAPSPAGATPGSGAARSGQGTGLPGVSDGAAEPSGTAGTAGTDRKEPGAGAWAAYRQLLRPFRTQAVLAVALLLARSGLDLGIPQIFRWLLDVAIPAGDLRRLAMGALVALALVGTRAAVHYAAVYVSFDLTQRVVHELRVRLYRHILSLPLAFFHRERQGAVVARLTTDTGAVERFIQAVFARLAGEFGGVLAVVATVVALQPALGLGLVLLLPLAGAWFYLQTVRIRSLSREIQAQAGRIGAAATEAVGAIATVKAFGGETREAGRLAAASQRYRALNMARRRFIGRMESGADLMGNLGLLLLFFAGGYLAIAGRLSPGTLAALVLYLRMMLAPVRSLVNFHLILQEGLAAMERVQEILQLPAEGVPPAGGNREAAAGGGPDRPDRLLPPEAGGEVRAGAGQDGRGAVAVPAIAGAGPSRPAGGPALPQGAQRPPGGPGAPGGGGGAGAAGAAAGAEALPRPGAAGRPGRPSPAGAALELAGVWFRYRPGDPPVLRGVNLRVEPGERIALVGPSGAGKTTLLHLIPRFYDPEQGVVLLDGQDVRRFDLAELRRQVAWVMQDPVLFSGTVADNIAYGCPGASRAAIQRAAELANAAGFIAALPQGYDTPVGERGVRLSGGQRQRIAIARALLRRPRLLLLDEATSFQDAESEERIHQALDLLAAGGCTSIVVAHRLSTALRADRVVVLDGGRVVEAGTHAQLIARGGLYARLYRTFFSPRGPGRPRPGLPAGGTGTGD, encoded by the coding sequence ATGAACCGCTGGAACCGCCGCCGTTCTTCCTCGTCCGGTGCCGCCCCTTCCCCGGCCGGTGCCACTCCCGGTTCCGGAGCGGCCCGCTCCGGTCAGGGAACCGGGCTGCCCGGGGTGAGCGACGGCGCCGCGGAGCCCTCTGGCACCGCCGGTACCGCCGGCACCGACCGAAAGGAACCGGGAGCCGGTGCCTGGGCCGCCTATCGCCAGCTGCTGCGTCCCTTCCGCACCCAGGCCGTGCTGGCCGTCGCCCTCCTTCTGGCCCGGTCCGGGCTCGATCTAGGCATCCCCCAGATCTTCCGCTGGCTTCTCGACGTGGCCATCCCCGCCGGCGACCTGCGGCGCCTGGCCATGGGGGCGCTGGTGGCCCTGGCCCTGGTGGGGACGCGGGCCGCCGTGCACTATGCCGCCGTCTACGTCTCCTTCGACCTGACCCAGCGGGTGGTGCACGAGCTGCGGGTGCGCCTTTACCGCCACATCCTGTCCCTTCCCCTGGCCTTCTTCCACCGGGAGCGGCAGGGGGCCGTGGTCGCCCGCCTGACCACCGACACCGGCGCGGTGGAAAGGTTCATCCAGGCCGTCTTCGCCCGATTGGCCGGCGAGTTCGGCGGCGTGCTGGCGGTGGTGGCGACGGTGGTGGCCCTGCAGCCGGCCCTGGGGCTGGGGCTGGTCCTTCTGCTGCCCCTGGCGGGAGCCTGGTTCTACCTGCAGACCGTGCGGATCCGCAGCCTCAGCCGGGAGATCCAGGCCCAGGCGGGCCGCATCGGGGCCGCGGCCACCGAGGCGGTGGGCGCCATCGCCACGGTCAAGGCGTTTGGCGGTGAAACCCGCGAGGCCGGGCGGCTGGCGGCGGCCAGCCAGCGTTACCGTGCCCTCAACATGGCGCGGCGCCGGTTCATCGGGCGGATGGAGAGCGGTGCCGACCTGATGGGCAACCTGGGCCTGCTGCTGCTGTTCTTCGCCGGCGGTTACCTGGCCATCGCGGGCCGGCTGAGCCCGGGCACCCTGGCGGCCCTGGTGCTCTACCTGCGGATGATGCTGGCACCCGTCAGGAGCCTGGTCAACTTCCACCTGATCCTGCAGGAGGGCCTGGCGGCCATGGAGCGGGTCCAGGAGATCCTGCAGCTGCCCGCCGAGGGGGTACCGCCTGCCGGCGGCAACCGGGAAGCAGCGGCCGGCGGCGGACCGGACCGCCCGGACCGCCTGCTCCCGCCGGAGGCGGGCGGCGAGGTCCGGGCGGGCGCCGGCCAGGATGGCCGGGGGGCCGTAGCCGTGCCGGCGATCGCCGGAGCCGGCCCGTCGCGTCCCGCGGGAGGCCCCGCGCTGCCTCAGGGAGCGCAGCGGCCTCCCGGAGGACCTGGGGCGCCCGGGGGTGGCGGCGGCGCCGGGGCCGCTGGCGCCGCCGCTGGGGCGGAGGCCCTGCCACGGCCCGGGGCAGCGGGGCGGCCCGGCCGGCCGTCGCCCGCGGGGGCGGCCCTGGAGCTGGCCGGAGTCTGGTTCCGCTACCGGCCCGGCGACCCGCCGGTGCTGCGGGGTGTGAACCTGCGGGTCGAACCCGGCGAGCGCATCGCCCTGGTCGGGCCTTCGGGTGCAGGAAAGACGACCCTGCTGCACCTGATACCCCGGTTCTACGACCCCGAACAGGGGGTCGTGTTGCTGGACGGGCAGGACGTGCGCCGGTTCGACCTGGCGGAACTCCGCCGCCAGGTGGCCTGGGTGATGCAGGACCCGGTGCTCTTTTCCGGCACGGTGGCGGACAACATCGCTTACGGCTGCCCCGGCGCCAGCCGCGCCGCCATCCAGCGGGCCGCCGAGCTGGCCAACGCGGCGGGCTTCATCGCCGCCCTGCCCCAGGGCTATGACACCCCGGTGGGGGAGCGGGGCGTGCGGCTTTCCGGGGGCCAGCGGCAGCGGATCGCCATCGCCCGGGCCCTGTTGCGCCGGCCGCGGCTCCTGCTGCTGGACGAGGCGACCTCCTTCCAGGATGCCGAGTCGGAGGAACGGATCCACCAGGCCCTGGACCTGCTGGCGGCCGGCGGCTGTACCAGCATCGTGGTGGCCCACCGGCTCTCCACCGCCCTGCGGGCCGACCGCGTCGTGGTGCTGGACGGCGGCCGGGTGGTGGAGGCGGGGACCCACGCCCAGCTCATCGCCCGCGGCGGCCTCTACGCCCGCCTGTACCGCACCTTCTTCAGTCCTCGCGGCCCCGGCCGGCCGCGGCCGGGCCTTCCGGCCGGCGGGACAGGCACGGGAGACTAG